A genomic region of Runella rosea contains the following coding sequences:
- a CDS encoding RNA polymerase sigma factor yields the protein MTEVNRMAEHLFRHESGKMLAVLTRVFGFSNYDIARDVVQDTLLAALEQWKLNGIPENPTGWLYTSAKNRVLDRLRREKKMAEISPDIAYEFQSEQQMQQHIDQLFLEHEMEDSQLRMMFACCHPSLPPEAQITLILRTLCGLSITEIANAFLSNDENITKRLYRAKDKIRSTPIELEVPYGDELPARLDAVLKAVYLLFNEGYNSQHPDQLIKQDLCEEALRLGTLLSQHRYTDLPKTAALLSLMYFQASRFDARQDDEGNIILLANQDRQKWNRERIGAGIAFLNKASQGPEISSYHLEAAIASYHARAERFESTNWQAIMYLYRLLEQINPSVMVQFNKAIATGFAEGPQRGTEALQNIKGLENNAYYHTALGDFFAQLKDSNSAKLHYETAIQLTKSKAEWQLIWKKIEML from the coding sequence ATGACGGAAGTCAATCGGATGGCAGAGCATCTTTTTCGGCACGAGTCGGGAAAGATGCTCGCTGTACTCACGCGGGTATTTGGTTTTTCCAACTACGACATTGCCCGCGACGTAGTCCAAGATACTTTATTGGCCGCTCTGGAACAGTGGAAACTAAATGGCATCCCCGAAAACCCAACGGGCTGGCTATATACTTCGGCCAAAAACCGAGTGCTTGACCGGCTCCGTAGAGAGAAAAAAATGGCCGAAATAAGCCCTGACATTGCCTACGAATTCCAATCAGAACAGCAAATGCAGCAGCACATTGACCAATTGTTTCTCGAACATGAAATGGAAGACAGCCAACTCCGAATGATGTTTGCGTGCTGCCACCCAAGTTTACCTCCCGAAGCCCAAATAACGCTTATTTTACGAACCCTCTGCGGGCTAAGTATTACCGAAATTGCCAACGCGTTTTTATCCAACGACGAAAACATCACCAAACGCCTTTACCGGGCCAAAGACAAAATCCGCAGCACCCCCATTGAGTTGGAAGTACCCTACGGCGATGAACTCCCCGCGCGACTGGATGCGGTTTTGAAAGCAGTTTATCTGCTTTTCAACGAAGGTTACAATTCGCAGCACCCCGACCAGCTTATCAAGCAAGACCTGTGCGAAGAAGCCCTCCGACTAGGCACACTGTTGAGTCAGCATCGGTATACCGACCTCCCAAAAACCGCCGCGCTACTATCGTTGATGTATTTTCAAGCATCAAGGTTTGATGCCCGACAAGATGACGAGGGAAATATTATTCTGTTAGCCAATCAAGACCGCCAAAAATGGAACCGTGAGCGGATAGGCGCTGGCATTGCCTTTCTAAACAAAGCCTCTCAAGGACCCGAAATCAGCAGCTACCACCTGGAAGCCGCCATTGCATCTTATCACGCCCGGGCTGAGCGTTTTGAAAGCACTAACTGGCAGGCCATTATGTATCTTTATCGGCTGTTGGAACAAATCAATCCGAGCGTAATGGTACAATTCAACAAAGCCATTGCAACAGGATTTGCAGAAGGACCACAACGGGGTACGGAGGCTTTACAGAACATAAAGGGACTTGAAAACAATGCTTATTATCACACGGCACTGGGTGATTTTTTTGCACAATTGAAGGATTCAAATAGCGCAAAATTACATTATGAAACTGCCATTCAGTTGACAAAGTCAAAGGCTGAGTGGCAATTGATATGGAAAAAAATAGAGATGCTCTAA
- a CDS encoding pirin family protein, with protein sequence MKTFKTISYVWEGRPQQVGDGFVGQSMIPSQRFQDFSPFLMLDHHGPMQVKPSRIPKGVDEHPHRGIETVTVVFEGALQHRDSAGNKGVIFAGDVQWMSAASGLVHEEKHEANFSRQGGILDFVQLWVNLPRAHKMEKPRYQELTSAQIPSVQLNENTQLRVISGELNGIKGPALTYTPVLLAEVIASGESQFELQLPEGFNVAIHVAQGEVVLNNTEKAAAKRIAKLSQQGEWISVSTGIKGARLLILGGEPINEPIASYGPFVMNTQAEIMQTLQDYQSGKMGFLEPVEYSE encoded by the coding sequence ATGAAAACATTCAAAACCATTTCGTACGTATGGGAAGGCCGTCCGCAGCAGGTGGGCGATGGATTTGTGGGACAAAGCATGATTCCTTCTCAACGATTTCAAGACTTTAGCCCTTTTCTGATGCTCGACCACCATGGCCCGATGCAGGTAAAACCCTCACGTATCCCCAAAGGTGTGGATGAGCACCCACACCGAGGTATCGAAACCGTGACGGTCGTCTTTGAAGGCGCACTTCAACACCGTGATTCAGCGGGTAATAAGGGTGTTATTTTTGCGGGCGATGTGCAATGGATGTCGGCCGCCTCGGGGTTAGTTCATGAAGAAAAACACGAAGCCAATTTCTCGCGTCAGGGCGGGATTTTGGATTTTGTGCAGTTGTGGGTGAATTTGCCGCGAGCGCATAAAATGGAGAAGCCGCGTTATCAGGAACTTACCTCTGCCCAAATTCCTTCGGTTCAACTCAATGAGAATACACAATTACGGGTTATTTCGGGCGAATTGAACGGTATCAAAGGGCCCGCTCTAACCTACACGCCAGTACTTTTAGCGGAGGTGATTGCGTCTGGTGAAAGCCAATTTGAGCTGCAACTGCCCGAAGGGTTCAACGTGGCGATTCATGTAGCGCAAGGCGAGGTGGTTTTGAACAATACCGAAAAAGCCGCTGCCAAGCGCATTGCCAAACTCAGTCAGCAAGGAGAATGGATTTCGGTGTCAACTGGCATAAAAGGGGCGCGGTTATTGATTTTGGGCGGAGAGCCTATCAATGAGCCGATTGCAAGTTATGGCCCGTTTGTGATGAACACGCAAGCCGAAATCATGCAAACGCTTCAGGATTATCAATCGGGCAAAATGGGCTTTTTGGAGCCGGTGGAATATTCTGAGTAA
- a CDS encoding OmpA family protein: MKTITINIPIKRLFIFATNLLFIAGLSGCTSTPNVRKSGNDTSGAPKPTISRSKNPANFAIVASTIGGAAGAVIEKYMEKQATALNRDLSGIALVERIGEGIKITVSSVVLFESDSYALSNTPQEQLKKMAETLINYKDTELLIAGHTDGTGDAKQNQILSEKRAESLADFLLAHNVPQLRMVTQGFGEQTPKVSNGTDEGRRMNQRVEIAIVANQTLKKDAKRQAEQDKISKKNG; encoded by the coding sequence ATGAAAACAATAACTATCAATATACCCATTAAAAGATTATTCATTTTTGCGACAAACCTTTTGTTTATCGCAGGGCTTTCCGGCTGTACATCCACACCAAACGTTAGAAAATCGGGTAACGATACCTCAGGAGCACCCAAACCAACAATCAGCAGGTCTAAAAACCCCGCTAATTTTGCCATTGTAGCATCAACAATTGGGGGAGCTGCGGGTGCTGTTATTGAAAAATACATGGAAAAACAAGCTACAGCCTTGAACCGTGATTTGAGCGGAATAGCCTTAGTAGAACGTATCGGAGAGGGCATAAAGATTACAGTGAGTTCAGTTGTGTTGTTTGAAAGTGATAGTTATGCCCTCTCTAATACGCCTCAGGAACAACTGAAAAAAATGGCCGAAACGCTGATTAACTACAAAGACACCGAGCTTTTGATTGCGGGTCATACGGATGGAACAGGAGATGCTAAGCAAAACCAAATCTTATCTGAAAAAAGGGCCGAATCATTGGCGGATTTTTTGCTAGCTCACAACGTGCCCCAGTTACGAATGGTGACCCAAGGGTTTGGTGAACAAACCCCCAAGGTATCCAATGGCACCGATGAAGGACGTCGTATGAATCAGCGGGTTGAGATAGCGATTGTGGCCAATCAGACCTTGAAAAAAGACGCCAAGCGCCAAGCAGAACAAGATAAAATTAGTAAGAAAAATGGCTAA
- a CDS encoding alpha/beta hydrolase: MHNIKNTVWAGEPLAQAKRVLIMTHGRGASAQSILSLAAELNVENTALAAPQATGNTWYPYSFLAPENQNEPGLSAGLQVLSQLVEEIKRQGFDSRQIYLLGFSQGACLTAEFAARNAQPLGGVFILSGGVIGDSIKAERYSGDFEGTPIFLGCSDVDSHVPLHRVQDSTEVFKNLGANITERIYPNAPHSVFQDEINHINQVLNQA, encoded by the coding sequence ATGCACAACATCAAAAATACCGTTTGGGCGGGCGAGCCGCTTGCCCAAGCCAAACGCGTACTCATCATGACCCACGGACGGGGGGCAAGTGCGCAAAGCATTCTGAGTTTGGCCGCTGAACTCAACGTGGAAAACACTGCGCTGGCGGCGCCTCAAGCTACGGGCAACACGTGGTACCCGTACAGTTTTTTGGCACCCGAAAATCAAAATGAACCAGGTTTATCGGCAGGGTTGCAGGTATTGAGCCAACTGGTGGAAGAGATCAAACGGCAAGGCTTTGATTCGCGGCAGATTTACCTGTTGGGCTTCTCGCAGGGTGCGTGTTTGACAGCAGAGTTTGCAGCGCGGAATGCCCAGCCGTTGGGGGGAGTGTTTATTTTAAGCGGTGGTGTCATTGGCGACTCCATCAAGGCGGAGCGTTACTCGGGCGATTTTGAAGGAACGCCTATCTTTTTGGGATGTTCTGATGTAGATTCGCATGTGCCTTTGCACCGCGTTCAGGACAGTACCGAAGTATTCAAAAATTTAGGGGCCAACATAACGGAAAGAATCTATCCAAACGCCCCGCATAGTGTTTTTCAGGACGAAATCAATCACATTAATCAGGTGTTAAACCAAGCATAA
- a CDS encoding alpha/beta fold hydrolase, producing MKTINKLFKSLAVILILVSCKDQDVEPTEQKTLFLRHKGADMPVWVHGNTNSNKIVLYLHGGPGDCAMCYRYYFKELENDMMVAYWDQRVAGASSGKVDSGTLRYDQFSEDAFYVVKLLKQQYPNAQIYLLAHSFGVELAWQFLTTNNNQQMISGLMAVNGMFSYYRWLYHVREWALREAKKQNNAEAERELLANPVTIENTATVNWELIYRWMYKLGGNPVSLYDDKKYLANYAFASPNTALAQFTHSKAYSYYGEVESRLFEKGALLKNIRIPVRLFWGVKDGIVPVEVGRETKQLLTNTSVSTVEFSQSWHEPFITETQEFNNAVRSFVK from the coding sequence ATGAAAACAATCAATAAGCTATTTAAGAGCCTCGCAGTTATCCTAATTTTGGTTTCCTGCAAAGACCAAGATGTAGAACCAACTGAGCAAAAAACACTTTTTCTCCGTCATAAAGGAGCCGATATGCCCGTTTGGGTACACGGCAATACCAATTCCAACAAAATTGTGCTGTATTTGCACGGTGGACCGGGCGATTGTGCAATGTGTTACCGGTATTATTTTAAAGAACTGGAAAACGACATGATGGTGGCCTATTGGGACCAACGGGTAGCGGGAGCATCGTCCGGCAAAGTAGATTCGGGAACGTTACGCTATGATCAATTCAGTGAGGATGCTTTTTATGTTGTCAAACTGCTCAAACAACAGTACCCCAACGCTCAGATTTATTTGTTAGCGCATAGTTTTGGCGTTGAGCTGGCTTGGCAGTTTTTGACCACAAACAATAATCAGCAAATGATTTCTGGATTAATGGCCGTCAATGGGATGTTTTCTTATTACCGTTGGCTGTACCATGTTCGGGAATGGGCATTGCGTGAGGCAAAAAAGCAAAACAATGCCGAGGCGGAACGTGAATTATTGGCTAATCCGGTAACTATTGAAAATACAGCAACCGTTAATTGGGAGCTTATTTATCGGTGGATGTACAAACTGGGCGGTAATCCAGTGTCCCTATATGACGACAAAAAATACCTAGCAAATTACGCCTTTGCTTCACCCAATACCGCTTTAGCGCAGTTTACTCATTCCAAAGCCTACAGTTATTACGGCGAAGTTGAAAGTCGTCTTTTTGAAAAAGGAGCCTTATTGAAGAATATTCGGATTCCGGTCAGGCTGTTTTGGGGAGTAAAAGATGGTATAGTACCCGTAGAAGTAGGACGTGAAACAAAACAATTACTGACCAATACTTCTGTATCTACGGTAGAGTTCAGTCAATCATGGCACGAACCTTTTATTACTGAAACTCAAGAATTCAATAATGCCGTACGCAGTTTTGTGAAGTAA
- a CDS encoding bifunctional helix-turn-helix transcriptional regulator/GNAT family N-acetyltransferase, with product MELYRTLGYVALGSYMRRLGEISQQASAQVYQMYGMDFEVKWFPVFLAVAQKEAETVSKIAECIGQSHVGVSLMVKEMVKVGFLESQKGLVDKRETTVRLTQKGDQMHARMKELLEDLEDTMNEVKNECETDVLRALMEYEQVILRKSLPERIKSRLKTRERNKVNITWLDPQNEIHRAGFKRINYEWIERYFKVEPLDMESLENPDKFYINKGGLVLLAEYQGNIVGTSALKPMTEDSMELSKMGVDSNAKGLGIGELLGQSIIDEAKKMGLKRLYLETNSRLLPALNLYQKLGFKTVKDFSSPYSRADVAMELFL from the coding sequence ATGGAGTTATATCGAACATTAGGCTACGTGGCCTTGGGAAGTTATATGCGTCGACTGGGTGAAATCAGTCAGCAAGCCTCCGCTCAAGTGTATCAGATGTATGGAATGGATTTTGAGGTAAAATGGTTTCCAGTATTTTTGGCAGTTGCGCAAAAAGAAGCCGAAACGGTCTCAAAAATCGCCGAATGCATCGGGCAGTCGCACGTGGGCGTTAGTTTGATGGTCAAAGAAATGGTGAAAGTGGGCTTTTTAGAAAGTCAAAAAGGATTGGTCGATAAGCGTGAAACCACCGTTCGGTTGACCCAAAAAGGGGACCAAATGCACGCCCGCATGAAAGAACTGCTGGAAGATTTGGAAGATACCATGAACGAAGTGAAAAACGAATGTGAAACCGACGTGCTACGCGCCCTGATGGAATACGAGCAGGTGATTCTACGCAAAAGCTTACCCGAGCGCATCAAAAGCAGGCTAAAAACGCGCGAACGAAACAAGGTCAACATCACTTGGCTTGACCCTCAAAACGAAATCCATCGCGCAGGATTCAAACGCATCAACTACGAATGGATTGAGCGCTACTTCAAGGTCGAACCCCTCGACATGGAATCGCTCGAAAATCCTGATAAATTCTACATCAACAAAGGTGGACTGGTGTTATTGGCCGAATACCAAGGCAATATTGTAGGAACTTCGGCGCTCAAACCCATGACCGAAGACAGTATGGAACTCTCAAAAATGGGCGTCGACAGCAACGCCAAAGGACTGGGAATTGGCGAGTTGCTGGGGCAATCCATCATTGACGAAGCCAAAAAAATGGGTTTAAAACGTTTGTATCTAGAAACAAATTCGCGTTTATTGCCCGCACTGAATCTTTACCAAAAACTAGGTTTCAAAACCGTCAAAGATTTCAGTTCGCCCTATTCCCGGGCCGACGTTGCTATGGAGTTGTTTTTATGA
- a CDS encoding VOC family protein, with translation METNNLITGIHHVTAIAADPQQNVDFYVGLLGLRLVKKTVNFDAPDVYHLYYGDETGNAGSILTFFPFGQGSQKGRHGKGQAATTSFSIPTSAIDFWTKRFDQYGILYKNPQQRFNEVFIYFEDPDGLGLELVANDVDTRPGFTYGHIPLEYSIRGFWNIELWETTYERTEALLANSLNYEFIAEAGARRRYAPKGGHAGQFVDIVWDSNNRWGMNGAGTVHHVAFDTPTDNSQLEVREAVLSAGFMPTHVLDRQYFHSIYFREPGGVLFEVATTPPGFLLDEEKAKLGEALKLPPWQERNRAQIEQLLQPISLEAVYQKYNIG, from the coding sequence ATGGAAACTAATAATTTAATCACTGGCATACACCACGTAACGGCCATCGCCGCTGACCCTCAACAAAACGTGGATTTTTACGTAGGTTTACTCGGATTGAGGCTCGTCAAAAAAACCGTCAATTTTGATGCTCCCGACGTATATCACCTTTACTATGGCGACGAAACAGGCAATGCAGGCAGTATTTTGACCTTCTTCCCGTTTGGGCAGGGAAGCCAAAAAGGACGCCACGGCAAAGGGCAGGCGGCTACCACCTCCTTCTCCATTCCTACGTCGGCCATCGACTTCTGGACCAAACGTTTTGATCAATACGGCATTTTGTACAAAAATCCTCAACAACGGTTCAACGAAGTGTTTATATACTTTGAAGACCCCGATGGATTAGGGTTAGAATTGGTCGCCAACGATGTGGATACGCGCCCAGGTTTTACTTACGGTCATATTCCGTTGGAGTATTCGATTCGTGGTTTTTGGAATATCGAATTGTGGGAAACCACCTACGAACGCACGGAGGCGTTGCTGGCCAATTCGCTCAATTATGAGTTTATTGCCGAAGCAGGCGCTCGTCGTCGTTACGCTCCCAAAGGTGGGCATGCAGGCCAGTTTGTGGATATTGTGTGGGATAGTAATAACCGTTGGGGAATGAACGGCGCGGGAACCGTGCACCACGTGGCCTTTGATACTCCGACCGACAATTCTCAGCTGGAAGTGCGCGAGGCGGTGCTTTCGGCGGGCTTTATGCCAACGCATGTGCTTGACCGTCAGTATTTTCATTCCATTTATTTTCGCGAACCGGGTGGGGTGCTGTTTGAGGTAGCCACTACGCCTCCTGGCTTTTTATTGGACGAAGAAAAAGCAAAATTGGGTGAAGCGCTCAAATTGCCGCCTTGGCAAGAACGCAATCGTGCGCAAATTGAGCAATTGTTGCAACCAATTTCGCTGGAAGCTGTTTATCAAAAATATAATATTGGCTAA
- a CDS encoding VOC family protein, with translation METKPFIKGLHHVTATVNEAQEDYDFYTKLLALRLVKKTVNFDNNAVYHMYYGDKIGTPGTIFTTFPYQNQGIRKGVEGTGMIISTTFSIPSTALGFWKSRLENAGITVVSSVRFGQQVLWFRDPAELQIELIADDNDIRKPFITDEVNEEVAIRGIHHVTLWVAPNDWEPVRHFLAAEMNMAEVAQEGDRIRLEVKGGSSRNALELLRAAADTPRGKNGIGTVHHVAWKIDNEEAQQALRHRLVDELGMEVTEIKDRKYFRSIYFRLPSHQLFEVATSGPGFDVDESVEELGTHLMLPNDKEHNRAIIEAGLPEIQL, from the coding sequence ATGGAAACCAAGCCGTTCATCAAAGGACTTCACCACGTAACCGCCACCGTCAACGAAGCGCAGGAAGATTACGATTTCTATACTAAATTGCTAGCCCTTCGACTGGTTAAAAAAACGGTCAATTTTGATAACAATGCCGTATATCACATGTATTACGGCGATAAAATAGGTACACCCGGTACCATTTTTACCACCTTTCCGTATCAAAATCAGGGGATTCGTAAAGGTGTAGAAGGAACGGGGATGATTATTTCCACCACATTTTCGATTCCTTCGACGGCGCTAGGGTTTTGGAAAAGCCGTTTAGAAAACGCTGGTATTACCGTGGTTTCATCAGTTCGTTTTGGGCAACAGGTGCTGTGGTTTCGTGACCCTGCCGAACTTCAAATTGAATTAATTGCCGACGATAACGACATCCGTAAGCCTTTCATCACCGATGAGGTCAACGAAGAAGTGGCCATTCGGGGCATTCACCACGTCACGCTGTGGGTAGCGCCGAATGATTGGGAACCCGTGAGGCACTTTTTGGCCGCCGAAATGAACATGGCCGAAGTGGCGCAAGAGGGCGACCGAATTCGTCTGGAGGTAAAAGGCGGCTCATCAAGAAACGCCCTAGAACTGCTCCGGGCCGCTGCCGACACCCCACGTGGCAAAAACGGTATCGGTACTGTACATCACGTAGCTTGGAAAATTGACAATGAAGAAGCGCAGCAGGCGCTGCGTCACCGGCTGGTCGATGAGTTGGGCATGGAAGTGACCGAAATCAAAGACCGTAAGTATTTCCGTTCCATTTATTTCCGTTTGCCTTCGCACCAATTGTTTGAAGTTGCCACGAGCGGCCCCGGCTTTGACGTCGATGAGTCGGTCGAAGAATTGGGCACGCACCTCATGCTACCAAACGACAAAGAACACAACCGCGCCATCATTGAAGCGGGCCTGCCAGAAATTCAATTGTAA
- a CDS encoding cytochrome c, protein MKTILRFIFIGLAVVVTGVSLVLVYVKFWLPDVGAAPKLKINTTAAQIERGRYLANHVSVCMDCHSTRDWNLFAGPPMAGTEGKGGERFGPEMGLPGTIYSRNITPAGVGHWTDGELFRAITSGVTRDGKALFPLMPHPSYGRMDQEDIKSIIAYLRSLKPISNEVPDSELEFPMNFIVNTIPQKPNFQTRPDTTDQIAYGRYMVNAAGCADCHTKRENGEHVAGMEFAGSAEFALPGGIVRSANLTPDAETGLGRWTKAAFIARFKALDPATGYKPHPVKPGDRQTIMPWPMYAGMSEQDLGAIYTYLQTLKPIPNRVVTFTPTTSEKETIASK, encoded by the coding sequence ATGAAAACCATCCTTCGTTTCATCTTTATCGGTCTGGCCGTGGTGGTCACGGGCGTTAGTCTTGTACTGGTCTATGTTAAATTTTGGTTGCCCGATGTAGGTGCCGCTCCCAAATTAAAAATCAATACTACGGCCGCCCAGATTGAACGGGGGCGCTATCTCGCCAATCACGTCAGCGTGTGTATGGATTGCCACAGCACCCGCGACTGGAACCTTTTTGCAGGCCCACCCATGGCAGGCACCGAGGGCAAGGGGGGTGAGCGCTTTGGCCCAGAGATGGGATTGCCGGGCACTATTTATTCGCGCAATATCACCCCCGCTGGCGTGGGTCACTGGACCGACGGCGAGCTGTTTCGCGCTATTACCTCAGGGGTAACCCGCGATGGCAAAGCCCTGTTTCCATTGATGCCTCACCCTTCCTATGGCCGTATGGATCAGGAAGATATTAAATCTATCATTGCCTACCTCCGCTCCCTCAAGCCCATTTCAAACGAGGTGCCTGATTCAGAATTAGAATTTCCAATGAATTTTATTGTCAATACCATTCCGCAAAAACCCAATTTTCAAACTCGCCCCGACACAACCGACCAGATAGCCTATGGACGCTACATGGTCAATGCCGCTGGCTGTGCCGATTGCCACACCAAAAGAGAAAATGGAGAACATGTAGCAGGAATGGAATTTGCGGGGAGTGCAGAATTTGCCTTACCGGGGGGTATTGTACGTTCGGCCAACCTTACGCCTGATGCCGAAACTGGGCTAGGACGCTGGACCAAAGCCGCCTTTATAGCCCGTTTCAAAGCCCTCGACCCAGCCACAGGCTATAAACCACATCCTGTAAAACCCGGCGACCGACAAACGATTATGCCTTGGCCCATGTACGCAGGGATGAGCGAGCAGGATTTAGGGGCCATTTATACCTACTTACAAACGCTTAAACCTATCCCAAACAGGGTGGTAACCTTTACCCCTACCACTTCTGAAAAGGAGACCATTGCCTCAAAATAA
- a CDS encoding FAD-dependent monooxygenase, with protein MKIAIIGGGIAGLTTAIALRQIGINVTIYEANQELRPAGAGIALAANAVKAFELLGLRDKILAHGNPFELFSILDKQGKIITESNHFAAKEKYKVIGSFSIHRADLQKTLLEAMEDIPLYLGHQFLTLTQNDEGVTLVFRNGHTATFDYVLAADGIHSAVRRQLVPNTKIRYAGYTCWRGVTDTAPVGLNPKQATETWASEGRFGIVPLQGGRVYWFACVNAPTGDEPRFRNFTKTDLLHHFGQLHAPVAEIIGLTPDKRILHNDIIDLKPLRQLAYGKVLLIGDAAHAMTPNMGQGACQGIEDAVVLQRLIRQYPTDLSEVFQKFEAIRLPRTTTIVDRSFTLGKIAQVSQPWLVALRNALFRLMPAGMNNRQLDFIMDMNAA; from the coding sequence ATGAAAATCGCTATCATTGGAGGAGGAATCGCAGGTCTGACCACCGCAATTGCTCTCCGGCAAATTGGAATCAACGTAACCATTTACGAAGCCAATCAGGAACTTCGCCCCGCAGGAGCAGGTATTGCCTTGGCTGCCAATGCAGTAAAAGCCTTTGAATTACTCGGTCTCCGCGACAAAATATTGGCTCACGGAAATCCCTTCGAGCTCTTTTCTATCTTAGATAAACAGGGGAAAATCATTACCGAATCCAATCACTTTGCAGCTAAAGAGAAATACAAAGTAATAGGAAGTTTTTCCATTCATCGTGCTGATTTACAAAAGACGCTTTTAGAAGCAATGGAGGATATTCCTCTGTACTTGGGGCATCAATTCCTCACACTCACCCAAAACGATGAAGGAGTCACCTTGGTATTTCGTAATGGACATACCGCTACTTTCGATTATGTTTTGGCGGCTGATGGCATTCATTCTGCCGTTCGGCGGCAATTGGTACCCAACACCAAAATAAGATATGCGGGATATACCTGTTGGAGAGGAGTAACCGACACTGCTCCAGTAGGTCTGAACCCCAAACAAGCCACCGAAACGTGGGCGTCAGAAGGAAGATTCGGCATTGTGCCCCTTCAGGGAGGGCGTGTTTACTGGTTTGCCTGCGTCAATGCGCCAACAGGTGATGAACCCCGTTTCCGAAATTTTACCAAAACTGATTTGTTACACCATTTTGGTCAACTACACGCTCCGGTAGCCGAAATCATTGGCCTTACACCCGATAAACGGATTTTGCACAATGATATTATTGATTTAAAACCGCTTCGTCAACTGGCGTACGGCAAAGTATTATTGATAGGCGATGCCGCTCATGCCATGACCCCCAACATGGGGCAGGGCGCGTGTCAAGGAATTGAAGATGCAGTGGTACTTCAACGGCTGATTAGGCAATACCCAACCGACTTGTCGGAAGTCTTTCAGAAGTTTGAAGCAATACGTTTACCTCGAACAACAACCATTGTAGACCGCTCTTTTACACTGGGCAAAATTGCGCAGGTGAGTCAGCCCTGGCTGGTTGCTTTACGGAATGCACTTTTCAGGCTGATGCCTGCTGGTATGAACAATCGACAGTTAGATTTTATAATGGATATGAATGCCGCCTAA
- a CDS encoding helix-turn-helix domain-containing protein, whose product MQKPETHIRQAHLPTPFAYRSMAEVEKRRSQTPDLPHRHDYFTVIVVERAQGAHQIDFKEYTLRENTVYFVSPEQIHHLTVTEPNPRGHVILFRPDFLQQYSFSPSQLYDMDLFFNCDESLPLELTPDEMNELRPLVRGIAEEAQAERSQKWEAVGAWLKLFLLQCKRFKSDKKVLNKTWDNRQAEIVKQFKNDVELFFRKYHKVNEYADRQHLTANHLNDVIKSETGTSAKEFIQNRLALEAKRLARYSELNAKEIAYQLGYDDIAHFSKFFKKSEGIAFSEFRENAEP is encoded by the coding sequence ATGCAAAAACCTGAAACCCATATTCGGCAGGCGCATCTTCCTACTCCGTTTGCGTATCGTAGCATGGCGGAGGTGGAAAAACGCCGCTCTCAAACCCCCGATTTGCCACATCGGCACGATTACTTCACCGTTATTGTGGTCGAGCGGGCTCAAGGAGCCCACCAGATTGACTTTAAAGAATATACGTTGCGGGAAAATACTGTGTATTTTGTTTCTCCCGAGCAAATTCACCACCTGACCGTAACGGAGCCCAATCCGCGCGGACATGTTATTCTTTTTCGACCCGATTTTTTGCAGCAATACAGTTTTTCGCCTTCGCAGTTGTACGACATGGACCTGTTTTTTAACTGTGATGAGTCGCTGCCGCTGGAACTGACCCCCGACGAAATGAATGAATTGCGACCGCTCGTCAGGGGCATTGCGGAAGAAGCGCAGGCCGAACGCTCTCAAAAATGGGAAGCGGTAGGCGCATGGCTAAAGTTGTTTTTACTTCAATGCAAACGTTTCAAATCTGACAAAAAAGTTTTGAACAAAACCTGGGATAATCGTCAGGCGGAGATTGTAAAACAGTTTAAAAATGATGTTGAGCTTTTTTTTCGGAAATACCATAAAGTCAATGAATACGCCGACCGCCAACACCTGACCGCCAATCACCTCAACGACGTCATTAAGAGTGAAACGGGGACGTCGGCCAAAGAATTTATTCAGAACCGGTTGGCGTTGGAAGCAAAGCGATTGGCGCGCTATTCAGAGCTCAACGCCAAAGAAATCGCCTATCAATTGGGCTATGACGACATTGCCCATTTCAGTAAATTCTTCAAAAAAAGTGAAGGAATAGCGTTCAGTGAGTTTCGCGAAAACGCCGAACCGTAA
- a CDS encoding Dabb family protein gives MFVHHVFFFLKNPDSAADRDQLVAGLQTLTALEGVKLAHIGKVADTHRGVIDRSYSVSWLMLFDTKAEQDVYQDHPIHHKFVENCAHLWEKVIVYDSDDI, from the coding sequence ATGTTTGTACATCACGTTTTCTTTTTTTTGAAAAATCCCGATAGCGCCGCCGACCGCGACCAATTGGTAGCAGGCCTACAGACCTTAACCGCGCTTGAGGGTGTAAAACTTGCCCACATCGGCAAAGTGGCCGATACGCACCGGGGAGTTATTGACCGTTCGTATTCGGTGTCGTGGCTGATGCTGTTTGATACTAAAGCCGAGCAGGATGTGTATCAAGACCACCCAATTCACCATAAATTTGTGGAAAACTGTGCGCATTTGTGGGAAAAAGTCATTGTGTACGATTCAGACGATATTTAA